A genomic region of Desulfosarcina ovata subsp. ovata contains the following coding sequences:
- a CDS encoding phosphoribosylaminoimidazolesuccinocarboxamide synthase, with the protein MSRVVRETDFPTLTLLQRGKVRDMYDLKDAYLMVATDRMSAFDVIMPDPIPDKGTVLTQISLYWFDIMASLIDNHVITADVSRYPESCRPYAADLAGRSILVKKARPLPIECVVRGYITGSGWKSYRKDGSVCGIRLPDGLVESDRLPEPIFTPSTKEELGKHDINIDFDEMVNRIGAPLARKLKDLSLAIYTKGAQIAEEKGILIADTKFEFGLVDDEVILIDEVLTPDSSRFWPKASYVPGGAQQSFDKQYLRDYLLSLDWDQTPPGPTLPQTVIDNTRAKYVEALTLLSGDSHGL; encoded by the coding sequence ATGAGCCGAGTTGTTCGTGAGACTGATTTTCCCACCTTGACCTTGCTCCAGCGGGGCAAGGTTCGCGACATGTACGACCTCAAGGATGCCTACCTGATGGTCGCAACCGACCGCATGTCAGCTTTTGACGTGATCATGCCCGATCCCATTCCGGACAAGGGAACCGTATTGACCCAGATTTCGCTGTACTGGTTCGACATCATGGCGTCGCTGATCGACAACCATGTGATCACCGCCGATGTGTCCCGGTATCCCGAATCCTGCCGGCCCTACGCCGCTGACCTGGCAGGGCGCAGCATTCTGGTAAAAAAAGCCCGTCCGCTTCCCATTGAGTGTGTGGTCCGTGGATACATTACCGGATCGGGTTGGAAATCCTATCGTAAAGACGGGTCCGTTTGCGGTATCCGCCTGCCGGATGGGCTCGTTGAATCCGATCGATTGCCCGAACCGATTTTTACCCCCTCCACCAAAGAGGAGTTGGGCAAACACGACATCAACATCGACTTTGACGAAATGGTCAACCGGATCGGTGCCCCACTGGCCCGGAAGCTCAAGGATCTTTCCCTTGCCATATATACAAAGGGTGCCCAGATCGCCGAAGAAAAGGGAATCCTGATTGCCGATACGAAATTCGAGTTTGGCCTGGTGGACGATGAGGTCATTCTGATCGACGAAGTGCTGACCCCGGACTCCTCACGCTTCTGGCCAAAAGCCAGCTATGTCCCGGGTGGCGCGCAGCAAAGTTTCGACAAGCAGTACCTGCGCGACTACCTGCTTTCGCTGGACTGGGACCAGACGCCTCCCGGTCCCACACTGCCGCAAACGGTGATCGACAATACACGCGCCAAATACGTTGAGGCCTTGACGCTGCTCTCCGGCGACAGTCATGGACTTTAA